The Lacipirellula parvula genome window below encodes:
- a CDS encoding tRNA modification GTPase gives MPYDVNDTIAAIASAAGGGARGVIRISGPQALERLARCFVSADPEATTPILSKRAQRIAGVINVPSSFSGDLIAVPGKLLVWPNQQSYTRQPAAEFHTIGSPPLVAAVLEELERHGVRPAEPGEFTLRAFVAGRIDLMQAEGVLGVIDAEGRADLDAALDQVAGGMSRPLHQIREDLLSLLAELEAGLDFVEEDIEFIGRDELAARIAAAQQVVSATQAQLGERDRRRELPRVVLLGLPNAGKSSLFNALVARFGVGEHGVSSIVSPTPGATRDYVVGCVRLNGVDVELIDTAGIEHELQTGIGGESQRATSLQQRSADVRLRCVDGASGVAPGDFAGNEIAVHTKCDLCGTPSAVEAGPASCPTIQCSSTTGAGLDELAAVIAAQVTLLARDGEASGLTASTATRCAGSLRRAAASLAVAHGLVMSGGDELLAAEIRHALDALGEIVGAICTDDVLDRVFSQFCIGK, from the coding sequence ATGCCTTACGACGTCAATGACACGATTGCGGCGATCGCTTCGGCGGCGGGCGGCGGTGCCCGCGGGGTGATCCGCATCAGCGGGCCGCAGGCGTTGGAGCGACTTGCGCGGTGCTTCGTTTCGGCTGATCCTGAGGCGACTACGCCTATATTGTCGAAGCGGGCGCAGCGAATCGCGGGCGTCATCAATGTGCCGTCGTCATTTAGCGGCGATCTAATCGCCGTGCCTGGCAAATTATTGGTTTGGCCGAACCAGCAGAGCTACACGCGGCAGCCAGCAGCCGAGTTCCACACGATTGGCTCGCCGCCACTCGTGGCTGCGGTGCTCGAAGAGTTGGAACGCCACGGCGTTCGGCCGGCTGAGCCGGGCGAGTTCACGCTGCGGGCGTTTGTCGCTGGGCGGATCGATCTGATGCAGGCCGAGGGGGTGTTGGGCGTCATCGACGCCGAGGGGCGGGCCGATCTCGACGCCGCGCTCGATCAGGTCGCGGGGGGGATGTCGCGGCCACTGCATCAGATTCGCGAAGACTTACTGTCGTTGCTCGCGGAGCTTGAGGCGGGGCTTGATTTCGTCGAGGAGGATATCGAGTTTATCGGCCGAGACGAACTTGCCGCGCGCATTGCAGCGGCGCAACAGGTCGTCTCGGCGACGCAGGCGCAGCTTGGCGAACGCGATCGCCGGCGCGAGTTGCCGCGGGTGGTGCTGCTTGGCTTGCCCAATGCCGGAAAGAGCAGCCTATTTAACGCGCTGGTCGCCCGCTTCGGCGTCGGCGAGCATGGGGTGAGTTCGATTGTATCGCCCACGCCGGGGGCGACGCGCGACTATGTCGTCGGCTGCGTACGTTTGAATGGCGTCGACGTGGAGCTAATCGACACCGCCGGCATTGAGCACGAACTTCAAACCGGCATTGGCGGCGAATCGCAGCGCGCGACCAGTTTGCAGCAGCGTTCCGCTGACGTACGGCTTCGCTGCGTTGACGGGGCGAGTGGCGTGGCTCCCGGTGACTTCGCAGGCAACGAGATTGCCGTTCATACCAAGTGCGACCTCTGCGGGACGCCCAGCGCAGTGGAGGCCGGCCCGGCGAGCTGTCCGACGATTCAGTGTAGTAGTACGACCGGCGCGGGGCTCGATGAACTCGCCGCTGTCATCGCCGCCCAGGTGACGCTGCTCGCCCGCGACGGCGAAGCGTCAGGGCTCACGGCATCGACCGCCACGCGCTGCGCCGGCAGCTTGCGTCGCGCTGCTGCGTCGCTCGCCGTTGCTCATGGCCTTGTAATGAGCGGAGGCGATGAACTTTTGGCCGCGGAGATTCGCCACGCACTAGACGCTTTAGGCGAAATAGTCGGCGCCATCTGCACGGACGACGTGCTCGATCGCGTCTTCAGTCAGTTCTGCATCGGAAAGTGA